The Desulfobacterales bacterium genome includes a region encoding these proteins:
- a CDS encoding M48 family metalloprotease, which translates to MKKTFFLIVFVILIINIFFTRLALSLTIAEEEELGKEFIVLVNKYFDIVKDPFIVNYINTTGNKIVSAFPPQPFIFKFYVIKEPSYNAFAGPAAHVFINSGLFESMDNEDELAGILSHEIAHVVCRHISQKISQSNKIQIGTIAAVVASIFLGAGGAGTAAQALSIGSIATGQSIALAYSREDETQADQIGCKYLLKAGYSGKGLVSILKKIKNQEWFGPDQIPTYLTTHPGLSERLTYISSWVDINDVKDTQSSPKVNSYDFDLTHTKISALYNDENIALKKFEKAVAQKPDDAMTNYGYGLVLSRFGERKEAANRIKKALGKNAFDKCILKDLGKVYYLDGKYKEALSILEVSVSPDDYDGLFVIARINMELGNYAEAIPIFERIIAHEKDYHQAIYYLGESYGKINNFEDAHFYLGKYYTEINNIPNALFHLEKSLKLTSDPEKKEKIKELIKQNKKKIKPQIDNR; encoded by the coding sequence ATGAAAAAAACGTTTTTTTTAATAGTATTTGTAATTTTAATTATCAATATTTTTTTTACAAGATTAGCGTTATCTTTAACTATTGCTGAAGAAGAGGAATTAGGTAAAGAATTTATAGTTCTTGTAAACAAATATTTTGATATTGTAAAAGATCCCTTTATTGTAAACTATATTAACACAACAGGAAATAAAATAGTTTCAGCTTTTCCACCCCAGCCTTTTATTTTTAAATTTTATGTTATAAAAGAACCTTCATACAATGCATTTGCTGGCCCTGCTGCCCATGTTTTCATAAATAGCGGTCTTTTTGAATCAATGGATAATGAAGATGAACTTGCAGGAATATTATCCCATGAAATAGCCCATGTTGTGTGCCGCCATATATCTCAAAAAATAAGCCAGTCAAATAAAATTCAGATTGGAACCATTGCAGCAGTTGTAGCAAGTATTTTTTTAGGTGCTGGCGGGGCTGGAACAGCTGCACAAGCATTATCCATTGGTTCTATTGCTACTGGACAATCAATTGCCCTTGCCTATAGCCGTGAAGATGAGACACAAGCAGATCAAATAGGCTGTAAATATTTATTAAAAGCTGGTTATAGCGGAAAAGGTTTAGTTTCAATATTAAAAAAAATTAAAAATCAAGAATGGTTCGGCCCTGATCAAATTCCTACTTATCTTACAACACACCCTGGACTATCTGAGCGTTTAACTTATATTAGCTCCTGGGTTGATATTAATGATGTAAAAGATACACAGTCATCTCCAAAGGTGAATTCCTATGATTTTGATTTAACCCATACAAAAATTTCTGCTCTTTATAATGATGAAAATATAGCTTTGAAAAAATTTGAAAAAGCAGTGGCTCAAAAACCAGATGATGCTATGACTAATTATGGATATGGCTTAGTATTAAGCAGATTTGGAGAAAGAAAGGAGGCAGCTAACAGAATAAAAAAAGCCCTTGGAAAAAATGCCTTTGATAAATGTATACTAAAAGATTTAGGCAAAGTATATTATCTTGATGGCAAATATAAAGAAGCTCTCTCAATTCTTGAAGTAAGTGTAAGTCCTGATGATTATGACGGTCTTTTTGTAATTGCAAGAATAAATATGGAATTAGGTAACTATGCAGAAGCAATACCTATATTTGAAAGAATTATTGCCCATGAAAAAGATTACCATCAAGCTATTTATTATCTTGGTGAATCGTATGGAAAAATTAATAATTTTGAAGATGCTCATTTTTATTTAGGTAAATATTACACAGAAATTAATAATATACCAAATGCTCTTTTTCATTTAGAAAAATCTTTAAAGCTTACATCTGATCCAGAAAAAAAAGAAAAAATAAAAGAGCTTATTAAACAAAACAAAAAGAAAATAAAGCCACAAATCGATAATAGATAA